A portion of the Hoplias malabaricus isolate fHopMal1 chromosome 1, fHopMal1.hap1, whole genome shotgun sequence genome contains these proteins:
- the LOC136700824 gene encoding myelin-associated glycoprotein-like — protein MWAEGRYLIIWLCFQVNFSPVFSDVWMADVVPKMNALVSSCVVVPCSFKNPGEKQPHSRIRGIWHKIKDRETNIIYHEDSTNILENFKGRTKLLGNLGSPEHNCTLEIDEVRDHDNGPFCFRIEIPNVDMYSFVQNCVSFTMMPKPEDPKIVKTDIFEEGTAASLRCFVTHTCPSHPPTITWSHFNSEATQSTRYLDNGIWEVESLLTFTPTEEDDHTEITCSINFHGNKKSEATARLSVKSMSGSDTVVLWVCLYSAHSQATWKSHHSPSVTKHFLLTVLSSFTNGHWMLSMLMEKSPLKMVLKAALPSRKD, from the exons ATGTGGGCAGAGGGGAGATATCTAATCATCTGGCTCTGTTTTCAAG TGAACTTCAGCCCAGTTTTTTCTGATGTTTGGATGGCAGACGTTGTCCCAAAAATGAATGCGCTGGTCTCTTCTTGTGTGGTGGTGCCCTGCTCGTTCAAGAATCCTGGAGAAAAACAACCACATTCACGTATAAGGGGGATATGGCACAAAATaaaagacagagaaacaaatattatatatcatGAAGATTCCActaatattttagaaaatttcAAAGGTCGCACTAAACTGCTTGGGAACTTGGGATCTCCTGAACATAACTGCACTTTAGAGATAGATGAAGTCAGAGACCATGACAATGGCCCGTTCTGTTTCAGAATTGAAATCCCAAATGTAGACATGTATTCTTTTGTGCAAAACTGCGTGTCCTTCACCATGATGC CTAAACCAGAGGATCCAAAAATAGTAAAAACTGACATATTTGAAGAGGGTACTGCTGCTTCGTTGAGGTGTtttgtcacacacacctgcccttCCCACCCCCCAACCATCACCTGGAGCCATTTCAATAGTGAAGCCACACAGAGCACCAGGTACCTCGATAATGGAATCTGGGAAGTAGAGTCTTTGCTGACATTCACTCCAACAGAGGAGGACGATCACACAGAAATCACCTGTAGCATTAATTTTCATGGTAATAAGAAGTCTGAAGCTACTGCTCGCCTGTCTGTTAAAA gtatgagtggatcagacacagtagtgctgtgggtgtgtttatacAGTGCCCATTCACAAGCCACTTGGAAATCACACcatagtccatctgttactaAACACTTTCTGTTAACTGTCCTATCGTCCTTCACTAACGGTCACTGGATGCTGTCCATGCTCATGGAGAAATCACCACTCAAGATGGTTCTGAAGGCAGCACTTCCTTCAAGGAAGGACTAA